In [Phormidium] sp. ETS-05, the genomic window CACAAAATCTGGACAAATGGGAGCAAATTTTTCCTGGTCTTCTGGGGTGATAGCATTCCACCGATCGATTTTTATCCAAGCCGTATCAGGAGAGAGGTTGGCGCCGTTGGGAAATTTGAACCCCGTAGAAGAATCAAAAGCCACGCCCAATTTTTTATTTTGACGGGTCCAGGCTTGGAGTTGATAGCCTAATTCTAGATTACGTCTGCCTGTATCGCTACCGGTGGGTGGCATAATGATCAATTCTCCTGATGGGGTGCGTTCAAACCGGAAATCGCGGTTGTTTTGGCAAAGTTGAAAAAACTGCTCGTCGGTTAATTCTAGATTTAATTCTAGGGGGGTTGGAAAATTAAGGGTAGTCATTTGTTATTTGTCCTTTGTCCTTTGTCATTTGTCATTTGTTATTTGTCCTTTGTCCCCCCCCGATTCATTGGGGGGTAGGGGGGATTGTCCTTTGTTTAGTCATACAAGTGACAAGGGACAAGGGACAAGGGACAAAGGACAAATAATTTATCCCTGAACTTCTGGTAATTTGGCTAATTTATCGGGATAGATTTCGATTTGCATGTTATCATCATCGCGACTGCCGAGGGAGCGTTTGACTTGACCTAAATAGAGGGGTTGGGAAACGTCCGGTTGGGGATGAATGATGGTGCGAGCGCGAATGGTGAGTTGATTTTCTCCCTTGCCTAAACGTCCGGGGGAAAATAAATCGTAAGCGGCTTGGCGGAGGGTGGCTTCTAGTTGGGATTCGGTGATGGTGGGGGGGACGGCGATCGCGGTTTGGGTGCCACCATTATCGTAAACTAGATGGAAACGAACCGCCCCGGGGACGGCGGTGCGGGTGTAGAGACTGACACCGAGGCCAAACAGACCGGCGGTGAGGACCCCCATAAAGCTGGTAATCCCGACGAAGCGAAAGCGGAAGCCCCATTTAAAGATAAAGGCGATCGCGGTAAAAACAAAACAAGCCACAGTGGCGATACCCATCCACTTGGCGGCTAAGAGAAAATCGGCGTTAGTGACCATGATTGAGTGATAGTTTTAAGATTCTGCCTCGGTACTGACTAAATCGGTGGTGGAGGCGTTACCAGTAGATTCTAGGGCCGCTCGCAGCGCATGCCAGCAGAGATTAGCGCATTTGATGCGGACGGGGAATTGAGCCACCCCCTGCATAACGTTTAACTTGCGCTGTTCTTTGGGAAATTCGGCTTCACCTTTCATCATCTGCTGGAAACGCTCCACCATTGCTAAGGCGTCGGCGATCGTTTGACCCTGGAGCGCTTCTGCCATGAGGTCCGCTGAAGCCATCGAGATGGCGCAGCCTTCGCCTTCAAATTTGACCTCGGCGATCGTATCCCCCGCATCGTTCAGCTTCAGGGTTAGCTCGATCGTATCCCCACAAGAAGGATTATGGCCCCGCTGGTGCCGATGGACCGGATTAGTTTGGCCGCGATACCGGGGTGCTTTGTAGCGCTCCAGAATCACTTGCTGGTACAAGTCCCGCAGATTACCTACTGACATGACACAATAGATGGTGAAGTTAATTGATCTCAATTTCCATCATATCAGAGTCTGTCCTCAGTCCTTTGTCCCTAGTCCTTTCTCCCTTGAAGAAGGGGTTTCTGCCCAAAACCTCCGTTAAGGGACAAGACATGTCCTTGAGAAACCCGGACCCAATGGCGGCCAAACGACAAATGACCATTGACCAATGACCAAAAACCAGCAATTAATAACTATGGCAATTGATATTTATGAAGCTGTGCCTATGCCCATATCCCTCATCGATGTGAGCGGGGAATTGTTCCTATTTGCCAGTTGCAACCGAGCAGCGGAGGCATTTTGGGGGATTAAAGCGTTGGATGGTGAAGGCAAGACCCTAGAAGAACTTTTACAACCAGAAGCAGCCGCCATTTGGCGACAGCATTGCCAAGATTGCCTCCAGAATGGGTTCAGCAGCTTAGAACAATGCCGCCTAATTGATGGTGAGGAGCAGTGGTGGCGGACGGTACTGCAACCGCTACCAATCCAAGAAAGAAAAATATCCCGAATTATCGCTACATCAAATAATATTACTGCCGAGTACAGACTCCGCCAAGAACTGGAAACCGCCAGAAGGGAAGTCCAGCAAGCCCAGACAGAATTACACCAGTTTTTCGATTTGAGTCCAGATATGCTGACCATCGCTACTCCTGACAACTATTTAGAGCGGGTCAATCCAGCAGCTACGAAAATACTGGGCTACAGTCAGGATGAATTACAATCCATGTCCTTTATCGAGCTAATTCATCCTGACGATCGCCAATTCACTCAAGATGTAGTAGCAGCTCATATTGCCAGGGGAGAGCCCACGGTGAATTTTGAGAACCGCCACCGCACCAAAGACGGGGGCGAAAAATGGCTGGCTTGGAGCGCCGCCCCTTCTCATTCAGACGGAAAATATTACTGTATTGCGCGGGATGTGACGGAAATCAAAAAGACCCAAGCCACCTTGCGCCAGAGCGAAGCCCAATTTCGGGCTTTATTTGAATATGCAGCCGTGGGGATGGGCTATGTCAGTCTGGAAGGTCGGTTTTTGCGGGTTAACCAATGCTGGTGTGATTTCCTCGGTTATACCCGGGAGGAATTGCAATCTCTGAGCTTTCCCGATATCACTTATCCCGATGACCTACAGCGAGACTGGGAGTGCATTAGTCAATTACTAAGCGGTAACGTAGAAAAATATACAGTGGAAAAGCGCTACATCCACAAAAACGGCGAAATCATCTGGGCCAAACTCACGGCGTCTTTAGTTCGTTCCGTGATATCGGGAGAGCCGGAGTATTTTATCGCCGTAGTTGATGATATCACCCCACGCAAAGCATTGGAAAAAGAACTGGCCTTGCGGCAGGCGCGTTTTGATGCCTTTTTCCAGAACGCTAATGTGGGGATGGCCATTTATGATAACGAGCTTCGCTACCAGCAAATTAATGAAGCCCTGGCGGAAATGAACGGGTTATCCGCAGCAGACCACTTGGGGAAAACATTAGAGGAAGTGATTCCCGATTTGGCGCCGGTTGTAATGCCCATTTATTTGGAGGTTATGGCCTCTGGGCAATCGCTGGTTAACCAGGAATTGAGCGGGTTTACCCCGAAACAGCCGGGATTTTTGCGTCACTGGATTGTGTCCTATTTCCCGCTAATGGGAGAGTCCGGCTGCATCGGTTTGGGGATGGTGGTGGTAGAAATCACCGATCGCAAACTCGCGGAAGAGGCTTTGCGCGACAGCGAGCAGCGTTATCAGACTTTAGCCAGATTATCCCCAGTAGGGATATTCCAATCCGATGCCCAGGGAAATAATACTTATACCAATGAGCGGTGGTGCGAAATCACTGGTTTTACCGCAGCCGAAGCGATCGGCCAGGATTGGTTTAAAAGTCTGCATCCCGAGGATTTAGAGATGGTATTTAACACTTGGCAGCAGGCGGTAATGAATAAGACGGTTTTTCAGTGCGAACACCGGTTGTTAAATCGGGATGGTGATGTGCTGTGGGTACTGACTCAAGCGCTGCCAGAGTTGGACGAAAATGGAGAACTGGTGGGTTATGTAGGGACGATTACGGATATTAACGATCGCAAACGCGCCGAACAAGAAGCCCAACGCCTCCTAGAAACTCTCAAAGAAGCCCAAAGAATTGCTCATATTGGCAACTGGGAATTTGACGCCCACAGCCTGACTATCACTTGGTCGGAAGAAATGTTCCGCATTGTGGGTATGGAACCAGGGACGACTCCCCCCAGTTATGAGGAGCATTTAGAAAAGGTTCACCCAGACGATCGGCTCTTCTACCAGCGCACCTTGGAACGCGCCTTCACTCGCGGGACGAGCTATGATATCGACCTGCGCCTACTACGTCCTGATGGCTCCGTCCGCTGGGTCAACGCCAAAGGAGAAGCCATCCGCAATACCGCAGGTAAAGTAGTGCGGCTGGTGGGGACCGCAATGGACATCACCGAACGAGAGCGATCGCAGCAGGCTTTAAGGCAGTCCGAAGCCCAACTGCGATCGCTCTTCACCCGCGCCCAACTCCTCAACCGACTCGCCGCCCAAATCCGCCAATCCCTAGACCTAGAAGCCATTCTCCAAACCGCCGTCACCGCCATCCGCAACCTCTTGCAAATCGACCTTTGTGTATTCACCTGGTATCGCCCCCACGCCATCCCCCCCAGTTGGGAAGTTTACAAAGAATCCAAACGCCCCGACCTCCCCAGCATCATCGGTCTATATCCCATTGGCGAAGTTAATCCCCTCGCTCAACGGGTATTAAACCGAGAACTGATTCGCGTCGATGATGCCCAAACAGAACCAGACCCAGAACTGCGCCAATGTCTCCTTTCCCTCGGTTACGCCGCCCAATTAGGATTACCCTTTGAAACCAACTCCGGCGCCATTGGCACCCTCTCGTGCATTCACTTTACCAGCGCCCGCCCTTGGCGCGATGAAGAAGTAGAACTACTCACCGCCGTCCAGGACCAATTAACCATCGCCATAAACCAAGCCGAACTCTACCAACAAAGTCGCACCGCCGCCGAGCGGGCTACCGCCAAAAGCCAAGAACTAGAACAAACCTTGCGGCAGCTGCAGCGCACCCAAACCCAGCTCATCCAAGCCGAAAAAATGTCCTCTCTCGGTCAAATGGTGGCGGGAGTCGCCCACGAAATCAACAACCCCGTCAGCTTCATCTACGGCAACATCACCCATGCCACCGAATATGTAGAACAATTGCTCGATTTGATTGATTTATACCATCAACATTATCCCCAACCAGCACCAGACATCGAGGCCGCCATTGAAGATATCGACCTAGAATTTATGCGCGAAGATTTCTTCAAAATTCTAGACTCGATGAAATCAGGCGCCAACCGCATCAGCACAATTGTTAAATCTCTGCGCACCTTCTCCCGGCTCGATGAAGCCGATATGAAAGAAGCAGACATTCACGAATGCCTAGAAAGCACTTTACTTTTATTGGATCATCGCATCCAATCACAAAATCAACCAATTCACTTGATTAAACAATACGGCAAAATCCCATTATATGAATGCTATCCCAGCCAATTAAATCAAGTGTTTATGAACACTATCAATAATGCGATTGACGCCTTAGAATCCATAGAAAATGACGATACCAGCCGAGAAAAAATCATTCGCATTACCACCGAGGTAATAGATGGCCAAAAAGTTGCCATCCATATTGCCGACAACGGACCAGGCATTTCCCCCGATGTCATGTCACGCTTATTTGACCCCTTCTTTACCACCAAACCCGTTGGGAAAGGCACGGGCTTGGGTTTGTCTATCAGCTACCAAATTGTGGTAGAACGACATGGCGGCGATTTGCGCTGCATTTCTGCCCCCGGAGAAGGCACAGAATTTATTATCGAACTTCCCCTATCTCGCCCTTTGACTTAATGATTATCCTTTGTCATTTGTCATTTGTCCTTTGTCCTTTGTCATTTGTCATTTGTCATTTGTCCTTTGTCATTTGTCATTTGTCCTTTGTCATTTGTCCTTTGTCCTTTGTCATTTGTCCCCCCGTCTCCTGAATTCCCCTGTCTCCCCGTCTCCTGGCCCCCCCCTGTCCCCCGTCTCCTGTCTTTATTCCCCCTGTCTCCCCCCCGTCTCCCCGTCTCCTGGTCCCCCCTAGCCCGCTGCCGCTCAGGCGGGGGTCCCCCCGTCTCCCCGTCTCCTGGTCCAGAAGTTGTAGGGTGGGCACTACCAGTCATCCGCTGACACCCTACACACCTCTCTAATTGGTCACGCCTGCTAATGCAAGGGTATTTTTCAGCGCATCTATGTTGACGAACATATCTTTGAAAACTTCTTGGGATGGTAGAGTTTTCAGCTTTTGCTCGGTATAGGTGAGGTATTCTTCTAGGGTGGACCCCTGCAAGTAGTAATAATCCAGGTTCATGTGATGGGCGATCGTCCGGTAACAACCCAGAGCATAACGGGGAGAAAAGATTTCAATCACCTTCGTTCCCGGCTCACAGAATACCAGATTAGTCAAACCGCCACCGTGAGGAGCCACAATAACTTTAGCCTTTGCTAACATCATCGCTTGTTCCCGCACCGATAAAGATTCTAACTCGATATTCTCAAAACCGAACCGAGCCAAAAACTCGATAACCTCATCCTCATTCACTACCCGCCGATGTAAGGCTTTTTGGCGGTTCAGATAGAGACGATCGGGCAACTTTGCCCCAGAGCTAGAGTTATCCTCTAGAAATTGCCGCCGCAGAAACTCGCAAGCCCATTGCGGCGGACCGTCCAGATAATTGCCCAGCCATTTGGGCAGGTTCGCGGGCAAAGATGGCACCAATAACCGTCGAGCTTGGATATGGGGTTGAGTCTGACTGGTGATGATTTTCTCCGGGGGAATTCCGCAGAGTTTCAGCGTCTCTATTTGAAATCGATGTCTGATATCATTGACGACAAATAAATCAATCGACTCCCAGGAGAAGCCCGCACAGCGGAGCAATTCCAATCGGGGCAACACTTCTAGCATCCAGTGATAGTAATAAAAGCCCGCTTGCAGAGATAAAAAAGCTACTGTCCCATCAAGTTTCAGCGGCTCAGTCATTTGCGCCAAGCCGAAGAATAAAGCAACTTTCCCCTCCCCATTGGAGATATCCGCTAACAGGTGATTATCTGGAGTAATGACAACGCCACAACCAGGGTCTCCCCAAGCGATGCCATCGGGGATAACGGTGACAAAAGCATTAGCAATGGTGCCTTGGGAGATTTGCAATTTGGGATGAATTGTGCTACTAATGGTTTTGGGAGCAGGCAGGAAAACTTCCCGGCTGGGATAAATTTCTATATACTGGATATCTGAACGGGATGCGGCTAGTTCGCGAGTAGAGTAGCAGACTTTTTCCGACAGCAAATGGGTTTTTGTTCTGGGTGGCTGTGCTGTGGGCTGGGGCAAATAAGGTTGGGCAAGGTTCGGCTCGATCGCCAAGGCTTTTTCCATGCAATCAATCGCCGCTTTTAAATCCCCTTGGATGCCTAGAGGATTAACTAAATTGAGGTATGATTGGGCATCGGTGGGCGCTAATGCCATAGCTCGCCGGAAGCTGGCAGCAGCATCATCCCACCTTTCTAATTGATGGAAAACGCTGCCTAGATTGATATGGGCACTGACCAAATCTGGTTGGATATCTATGGCCTTTTGATAGGATAACACGGCTTCGGCGTATCTGCCTAAATCGGCTAAAATGTTACCAGACGTGAAATGGCTCAGAGGTTTATTGGGGTTGAGAGCGATCGCCTTTGCTAAAGCCGCCAATGCCTCCTCTAATTTATCCTGCTTGCGATAGATAACGCCCAGGTTTGCCCAGGCTTCCGCGTAGTTCGGTTGCAGCTGCAGCACTCGCTCGAAGCTGGCGGCGGCTGATCCTAATTCTTTTCTGTCGGCGAAAGCTGTAGCCAAGGCAAAGTGAAATTCGGCGGCGGATGGGGCTTTTTGGTCACAATTTGGGTCTATTTCTATGGCTTTATTATAAGCGCGCACGGCTGCATCTATCTGGCTCTGTGCCAGTAAAATTTTGGCCATAGTGAAATATGGTTTCGCCGCTTCGGGTTGATTTTGATGGCTTGCTGACAAGCGGTAATAGCTTGGGCAAAATTACCCGTTTTCACCGCCGATACTACCTGATTCCACAGGGACAATCCTTGCAACCATTCCGCCCATTCTCGCCCCCGCACTTCCCAGGTACAATGGTGATGAGTATAATCTACCATTCGCCGCAAATGCTGCTCCGTCATCTGGCCGTTTTTATATTCATCCAGTAGCTGCACTGTCGCTGCCACAAAGCGGGTTTTATATGCTTGCCAGTCGGCTCTTTGGGCAAACTGCCAGTTAAAAACATCGGAAAATTCTTGGGCTCCGGCTACGGAAACTAAGCGTCCGAAACCAGCGGCAGTTTCTGGCAGAGCGGCTAAATCGCTGGTGACGACGGTGCAACCGCTAGCCATTGCTTCCATGACGGCGATGCAGGAGGTTTCTTGGAAAGTATTGGCATAGGCTAATAAAGTAGCTTGTCGCAGTTCCCTTGCTAGTTCGGGTTGAGGCAGGGAGCCGATGTATTCTACCCCTTCTGTTTGCTGGCATTTTTGATAAAGGGCACCGTAGGTGTGACGGTCTAAACCTTCATCTACCATGTAAACTTTTTTGCTAGAAAATACTTTGAGAATGGTGCCGGGATGGGCGCGGCGAATTTGGGGAAAGATATCGATTAATATGTCTAAACCCCGAAAGGGAGTGCTGGTGTAAGCGAGGACGGGGGGGGAGGTTTTTTGGGGGAGGATGGGGGTTTGGGCAAATAGGTTTTGGAAGGCGGGGGCGATCGCGTTGCGCAGAACCGTACTGCGACTCATATCAATTTGGTATTCTTCCCCAAACCGATCGCGCTGCCACTCGCTGACAAACACAAACCCATCATATGCCGATCGCTCTTCCCGCTCCGCCAATGGTCGCATCGTTCCCAGTGTCGGCACTTGCTGGGTCCACAACACCAACATCCCTTGCGGCGACAGCATCCGCCGCAACCGCGCCCCCTTCCCCGCAATATTCAACACCACCAAAGCATCCAGGGACCGCAACAACCGCGCCGAAGTCGCCGAAATTGCCACACATTCCACCCCACCCCAGTTCCCCGGAGTCGAGGTGTTGTTAAACAAATAGACCTCATGGCCCAACTTCGCCAAAACCGAAGCTAAATAACACATTGCCGATTGGGAACCCCCCATCGGTATAGAATAGGGGCTCGCCGCATGGTAATCCCAATCGGAAAAATCAACAAATCCTATTTTCATACTGTCTGTGGTCATTTTCATCCATTAAACCATTAAGCCTGACGGACCCGCCCCCTTTTCCTCTGCAGGTCTTATACCATTTGCATTTAATGCCGAAACAGTTCAGATCCCCCCCAACCCCCCCTTGAAAAGGGGGGGGGAATCTCTAAGGCCCCCCTTTTCAAGGGGGTTTGGGGGGATCGGATTCGAGAGCAGGACGATCAGCTCCGACCTTTACTATCTGTTGCATAATTTATTGAAAATGGCATTATCTCACTTGAGTAAGAAAAATTATCAGCAAAAACCCGGATTAATGGAAAAAACCGGGTTGAATATGCTTGTTTTTTCTCACTTATAGCCGCTATAAGCAAAATATATCGTTAAAAATGGTACTCTAGTGAGGATAGGTTGCCAAGAGATTAAAGTTTTGTTACAGTGGGAGATGTGAAGAAAAGTTAAGAAAGCCAAGCACAGGGAAAAAGGATGTTTACCGGCAGTCTAGGGAGAACCAGTCAGAAAGAGAGTTGGTGGGTGAGAAACCCGGTTTCTTCCCCAGACCAGAATTGGGGTGAAAGCCTGCTCAATGCAGTGGCGACAGCAGGTATCCGCCATCTATTCAGCAAATGTGAAGCTCTGGAAGTGGCGATCGCCCTCCCCCACACCTGGGTTCCCAAGGGAGAATCGACGGACTGCGAGTCAGCGGTAAAGGTTTAGAGATTCAGCGGCGATTCCCCGTTGCCGAAATGTCCTTTAACACCGACGCCGTGGCGATCGACTACATGGCCCTGCTCAGCGGCAAAATCAAACTCGCCCAACCCACCCAAGCCGTAGCCCAAGTAGTCCTCACCGAAGAAGGCATTAACCGCGCCTTTCAAGCCGACTTAGTAACAAAAAAACTCTCATCCGCCAACATCCCCGTGACATTTTCCGAGGTAGAAGTCCAGTTACAGCCCCAAAACCAGCTCCGCATTTTTGCCAAAGCACAATGGAGCAACGGCGAGACTGTACCAGTTTGCCTCAACACCACCATCAGCATCGAGCAACGCCGTCGCCTCCAGTTTTCTCACCCCCAGTTTGAAGCCGAAGTCATCCCCGAACCATTGCGGGAACGCGCCCAAACCGCCAGCATGGCTTTAGTGGAAGTATTAAACGGGATGGTGGATTTGGACAAGTTCAACCTCGACGGTATCACCATGCGGCTCAACCGCTTGGAAACCCAAGGTAAACAACTCCTATTCAGCGGCTACGCTCAAATCAACCATTTCCCCGGTCAAGGTTAGACGGAAGTCATTTGTCCTGCAGTCCCTTGTCCTTTGTCACTTGGAGGAGAAACCGGGGACGCCGGTCAGCCGCGTAGGGGCGAGAAAGCGAATCGCCCCTCCACTCTTAACATACAAGGGGCACGGCATCATAAATATCAAGCTGTTATGATAAATCTTGATGACGCCGTGCCCCTACAGTTATCCCAAGGCCGCTTGTCATTTGAAGGCACGGCTGGAGGAGTTTCTTTTCCCAATTAAAGTGTATCAATACATTATTTTTCATAAGCCATACAACGTTCTGAGCCAGTTTACCGACTCCGAGAGCGCCAGTCCCCGTCCCACCCTCAAAGACTTTGTACCGGTTTCCGATGTTTATCCCGTGGGGAGGTTGGACCGGGACAGTGAAGGTTTGATGCTGCTCACCGATGATGGGAGAGTGCAACACCGCTTATCTTCCCCGGAATTTGGCCATAGTCGCAGTTACTGGGTGCAAGTGGAAAGGATACCGCCAGAGTCCGCTCTGGAGGAACTGCGACAGGGAGTGATGATTGAAAACTACCGCACCAAAAAGGCCCTGGTGAAACTGCGATCGGAGGAACCGCAGTTACCACCCAGGGACCCACCGGTGCGGTTTAGAAAAACAGTGCCCACCTGCTGGCTAGAAATGACCTTAACAGAGGGGAAAAACCGACAAGTGCGGCGAATGACGGCGGCGGTAGGTTTTCCCACTTTGCGGTTAGTGCGCTTTTCGATCGCGCATTTGCAGTTAGAGGGGCTCGCTCCTGGGGAGTGGCGTCACCTCACCCCCACAGAACAAGAAAAACTGCTCCGGCTTTAAGGAAAACAGTAAAATACCGTGTAGGGTGGGCAGGGCTACTGGGCTGCTGGCTAGGAGCAACTAATCTTGACCAGCCCTGCCCACCCTACTCTCCCGCTCTGGGAGTTAAATACCGTGTAGGGTGGGCAGGGCTACTGGGCTGCTGGCTAGGAGCAACTAATCTTGACCAGCCCTGCCCACCCTACGAACTCTCTACGAACTCTCCGGTTAATTATATAATAAATATAGCTATATAAATCAAAATTTAAGCTAGGGGATAATGAAATGAAAGTCACAGTTAAATCCCCCATGATTACCCATTTTGCCTGGGGGTGCATCGAAGTTGACGGGAAACAATTTAAAGATGCTAAATGCTTTCCCGGTGGGGCGAGGAGTTGGGACTGGCGAGAGACGGGCACCCACCATGTCCCTGGGATTCAACCCTCCGACGTGCAGGAGTTGATAAATAATGGTGCAGAAGTAGTGGTGTTGTCTCAGGGTTTTTGGGACAGGTTGCGCATCTGTCCCGAAACCTTGGCGAGGTTAGAAAAATTGAATATTCCCACCTATATTCTGCAAACGGAATTGGCAGTAAAGCTGTATAATGAATTGAGCCAAACTCAACCCACGGGCGGTTTGTTTCACTCTACTTGTTAGGAAACCTATGGGATGCAGCGTACCAGAAACCGGGTTTCTAAACGAGAGTCTCATACTCGAACGGAGATTCTCCGCAGAAACCCGGTTTCTTCCCCTGCAGCCAAAACCACAACCCTAGTCTGGTAAATGGGGATGACGATCGGGCGTACTGACGAGGCGGGGAGATTCTGTAACCCGCTCCGCAGCAACCTTACGCAGGTAGATGCAGTGACGCTCGCCTTTAGTGAGGGGGGTAGAGAAGCGTTCGATAAAATCCACAATTCCCCCTAACCTGGTGACGGTATCGGTGAGGTTATCGGTGTCTGCATCGGTCCAGTGGCCCCGATAGAGGACTGCCAAACCACCGACTTTCAGTAGTGGTAAGGCGTATTGGGCGCAGGTGGGGGCAGGACCTAAAGCCCTGGTGAGAGCGAGGTCATAAGTGGCGCGATGTTGGGGTTGGCGGCCAATTTCTTCCGCTCTACCGGTGAGTGACGGCATTTTCCATACCCAATTTATCAATGACGCTCTGGACAAAGGCGGTTTTTTTGCCGGTGGAGTCGAGGAGGGTGATTTGCCAGTCGGGACGGGCGATCGCCACGGGTAAACCGGGAAACCCAGCCCCGGTTCCGATATCAATTACCCGCCAGTCATCGGCGTTTGTCCACAATGGGGACACGCCGCGCAACCCATCCCAAAGATGTTTTTCCCAAAAATCTCGCGGTTCGGTAATCCTAGTTAAATTTAGCTGTTGGTTGCCCTCTAAAATTAGCTCGTAAAGACGCTGGAATTCTAGTAGATGCCCTGCATCGGGCTGCCAGGAAAGGGTTTTTTGCCACATTTGCAGCATTTCGGGCAATAGTGGCTTTTTGGTTTCACTCATTGAGAAGATTAGATAATCAGGTTATGTTGTTGTCATTTGTCATTTGTCATTTGTCCTTTGATAATTGATAATTGATAATTGACAATTGACAATTGATAATTGTCCTTTGTCCTTGGGTAGGGATTCTTTTGTCCTGTGGTACAGGGCACAACGGTTAAGAAACCGGGACCAGGCTGCGATAACCCCTGCATCATAGCGGAGATTTGGTTAAGAAACCCGGTTTCTGGGGGAAAACAGACAAGGGACAAAGGACAAGGGACAAAGGACAAATGACCAATGACCAATGACAATTTCAAGAAATCGCACTGGTAAGGGATTTCCCGTGGAGTTGTTCGGGGCTGGTGGATTGGAGGTGGCCCCGGTTGAGGGTCCAGAAGCGATCGCCAATTTCCCATAAATCCCGGGGGTCGTGAGTCACCACCAACAAACTCCAGTGATATTTCAATTTTGCCAGCAGGTTAACTAACTGTCGCCGCATCGACCAGTCTAACCCCGCCGTGGGTTCATCTAAAAGCAATAACTGGGGCTGGCGAATGAGCTGCACCGCCAGAGCTAAACGCCGCTGCTGTCCGCCGCTGAGAGCTTGGGGCGGCGTGTCTAACGATAAGTGAGCCAGTCCGACTTCTCGCAGGGTTTCATCCACCCGCTCTCGCCCCAGTTCCGGGTGTCCTAAGCGCAGCTCGTCCAAAATCGTGCTACAGCAAAAATGCCGTTCGGGAAACTGAAACACCAACCCTCCCAACTGCTGTAAGTGTTCGGGGGTGAGTGACTGTTCCCGCCAGTAAATTTCCCCGGCTGTTTTTTGCGCCAGTCCCGCCAAAATTTCTAGTAACGTAGTTTTGCCGGAGCCAGAGGGTCCAATAATCAGCCCTAGTTGCTGTGGTGCCAATTCCAAGTTAACCGATGTGAGGATTGCCTCTGGAGTGGCGGCGGGGTGATAGCTGAGGTT contains:
- a CDS encoding Uma2 family endonuclease; the protein is MTTLNFPTPLELNLELTDEQFFQLCQNNRDFRFERTPSGELIIMPPTGSDTGRRNLELGYQLQAWTRQNKKLGVAFDSSTGFKFPNGANLSPDTAWIKIDRWNAITPEDQEKFAPICPDFVVELCSPSYRLKDIQDKMQLYRDNGVKLGWLLDRKNRRVEIYRPGQAVEVLENPATLSGEDILPGFVLDLTEIL
- a CDS encoding PAS domain S-box protein; translated protein: MTKNQQLITMAIDIYEAVPMPISLIDVSGELFLFASCNRAAEAFWGIKALDGEGKTLEELLQPEAAAIWRQHCQDCLQNGFSSLEQCRLIDGEEQWWRTVLQPLPIQERKISRIIATSNNITAEYRLRQELETARREVQQAQTELHQFFDLSPDMLTIATPDNYLERVNPAATKILGYSQDELQSMSFIELIHPDDRQFTQDVVAAHIARGEPTVNFENRHRTKDGGEKWLAWSAAPSHSDGKYYCIARDVTEIKKTQATLRQSEAQFRALFEYAAVGMGYVSLEGRFLRVNQCWCDFLGYTREELQSLSFPDITYPDDLQRDWECISQLLSGNVEKYTVEKRYIHKNGEIIWAKLTASLVRSVISGEPEYFIAVVDDITPRKALEKELALRQARFDAFFQNANVGMAIYDNELRYQQINEALAEMNGLSAADHLGKTLEEVIPDLAPVVMPIYLEVMASGQSLVNQELSGFTPKQPGFLRHWIVSYFPLMGESGCIGLGMVVVEITDRKLAEEALRDSEQRYQTLARLSPVGIFQSDAQGNNTYTNERWCEITGFTAAEAIGQDWFKSLHPEDLEMVFNTWQQAVMNKTVFQCEHRLLNRDGDVLWVLTQALPELDENGELVGYVGTITDINDRKRAEQEAQRLLETLKEAQRIAHIGNWEFDAHSLTITWSEEMFRIVGMEPGTTPPSYEEHLEKVHPDDRLFYQRTLERAFTRGTSYDIDLRLLRPDGSVRWVNAKGEAIRNTAGKVVRLVGTAMDITERERSQQALRQSEAQLRSLFTRAQLLNRLAAQIRQSLDLEAILQTAVTAIRNLLQIDLCVFTWYRPHAIPPSWEVYKESKRPDLPSIIGLYPIGEVNPLAQRVLNRELIRVDDAQTEPDPELRQCLLSLGYAAQLGLPFETNSGAIGTLSCIHFTSARPWRDEEVELLTAVQDQLTIAINQAELYQQSRTAAERATAKSQELEQTLRQLQRTQTQLIQAEKMSSLGQMVAGVAHEINNPVSFIYGNITHATEYVEQLLDLIDLYHQHYPQPAPDIEAAIEDIDLEFMREDFFKILDSMKSGANRISTIVKSLRTFSRLDEADMKEADIHECLESTLLLLDHRIQSQNQPIHLIKQYGKIPLYECYPSQLNQVFMNTINNAIDALESIENDDTSREKIIRITTEVIDGQKVAIHIADNGPGISPDVMSRLFDPFFTTKPVGKGTGLGLSISYQIVVERHGGDLRCISAPGEGTEFIIELPLSRPLT
- a CDS encoding Ycf51 family protein, with protein sequence MVTNADFLLAAKWMGIATVACFVFTAIAFIFKWGFRFRFVGITSFMGVLTAGLFGLGVSLYTRTAVPGAVRFHLVYDNGGTQTAIAVPPTITESQLEATLRQAAYDLFSPGRLGKGENQLTIRARTIIHPQPDVSQPLYLGQVKRSLGSRDDDNMQIEIYPDKLAKLPEVQG
- a CDS encoding tetratricopeptide repeat protein — translated: MAKILLAQSQIDAAVRAYNKAIEIDPNCDQKAPSAAEFHFALATAFADRKELGSAAASFERVLQLQPNYAEAWANLGVIYRKQDKLEEALAALAKAIALNPNKPLSHFTSGNILADLGRYAEAVLSYQKAIDIQPDLVSAHINLGSVFHQLERWDDAAASFRRAMALAPTDAQSYLNLVNPLGIQGDLKAAIDCMEKALAIEPNLAQPYLPQPTAQPPRTKTHLLSEKVCYSTRELAASRSDIQYIEIYPSREVFLPAPKTISSTIHPKLQISQGTIANAFVTVIPDGIAWGDPGCGVVITPDNHLLADISNGEGKVALFFGLAQMTEPLKLDGTVAFLSLQAGFYYYHWMLEVLPRLELLRCAGFSWESIDLFVVNDIRHRFQIETLKLCGIPPEKIITSQTQPHIQARRLLVPSLPANLPKWLGNYLDGPPQWACEFLRRQFLEDNSSSGAKLPDRLYLNRQKALHRRVVNEDEVIEFLARFGFENIELESLSVREQAMMLAKAKVIVAPHGGGLTNLVFCEPGTKVIEIFSPRYALGCYRTIAHHMNLDYYYLQGSTLEEYLTYTEQKLKTLPSQEVFKDMFVNIDALKNTLALAGVTN
- the sufU gene encoding Fe-S cluster assembly sulfur transfer protein SufU, encoding MRSINFTIYCVMSVGNLRDLYQQVILERYKAPRYRGQTNPVHRHQRGHNPSCGDTIELTLKLNDAGDTIAEVKFEGEGCAISMASADLMAEALQGQTIADALAMVERFQQMMKGEAEFPKEQRKLNVMQGVAQFPVRIKCANLCWHALRAALESTGNASTTDLVSTEAES